From Bradyrhizobium sp. 4:
GGGCCTTGATATTCGCAACGCTAGTATCTGCGACGGCGATTCCCGTTGCCCGCGCCCAGGTCGATCTCAGCACCTATGCCGACGCCAACGGCTTCCTCAATGTACAGAAGCTTACATGCGCTCAGCTGGCCGGGACCTGGCAAGGCGATGCCGACCGCCTGACAGCCTGGTACAGCGGCTGGTACAATGGACTTGCTCGAAAGCACTATATGGATATCGTCAAATCAAAAGAGGCTGAGCACGAGGTCATCGTTTATTGCAAGGCGAACCCTGGTGAATTGATCATTGAGGCGGTCGCCGTGGTGTTCAAGGACATGCGGGCGAGGCTAGGGATCGAAATGAAGCCCTAGCGGTTTCATAATGACCTCGGCAGCCCTGCGCTGGGCGCGGATTGTGCATAGCGTCCTAAGGAGGGCCGATGCAGATGACTTTCGAAGGCGGCGATGGAATAGTCCGGATCGCGATCCGTAGTCGGGAATCGCGTTTCTACGGCATGGATGTCTACCACCACTCGATGATCGTTTCGCCATGCGCACCATAGCTGTCGTCGACGACAATCCGAGTATGCTGCAAGGCCTGACCCGGCTTTTATCAGCCCATGGCTTCCGTGTCCGGACGTTTGCATCGGCGGAGCTGTTTTTGGACGCCCACGCCGAGTGCGAGGTGGATTGCTTGCTGT
This genomic window contains:
- a CDS encoding HdeA/HdeB family chaperone, yielding MERKMYRALIFATLVSATAIPVARAQVDLSTYADANGFLNVQKLTCAQLAGTWQGDADRLTAWYSGWYNGLARKHYMDIVKSKEAEHEVIVYCKANPGELIIEAVAVVFKDMRARLGIEMKP